Proteins from a genomic interval of Paenibacillus sp. RC334:
- the murQ gene encoding N-acetylmuramic acid 6-phosphate etherase: MNHILGSLVTEQPNDKTNAIDHLDSAGIMHLINNEDRQVAEVIHGLIPQIAEVADFIVEAFRNGGRLFYVGAGTSGRIGILDASECPPTYGTNPEMVQGLIAGGFRAVKDPVEGAEDSEELGASDIDDAGISVSDVVIGIAASGRTPYVLGAMKRAGERGAVVIGLCNNYGTPMTRLGKLTIEAVVGPEVVMGSTRMKSGTAQKMILNMLTTTAMIRIGKVYRNLMVDLNPSNEKLVYRAKRIIELATDASREQIEQAFHESEGHVKTAIVMLLARVDAAEARRRLTAAYGFVHGALKES; encoded by the coding sequence ATGAACCATATTTTAGGTAGTTTAGTCACAGAGCAGCCCAATGACAAAACAAATGCAATCGACCATCTCGATTCCGCCGGTATTATGCATCTAATTAACAATGAAGACCGCCAGGTCGCCGAGGTAATCCACGGTCTGATTCCGCAGATTGCCGAAGTAGCCGACTTTATCGTGGAGGCGTTCCGCAATGGCGGCAGGCTGTTCTACGTTGGTGCCGGAACGAGCGGGAGAATCGGCATTCTTGACGCCTCGGAGTGTCCGCCGACCTACGGGACCAACCCCGAGATGGTGCAGGGCTTAATCGCCGGCGGCTTCCGGGCCGTCAAGGACCCGGTCGAAGGCGCAGAAGACAGCGAGGAGTTGGGCGCCTCCGATATCGACGATGCCGGAATCAGCGTGAGCGATGTCGTGATCGGCATTGCCGCCAGCGGACGCACGCCTTATGTGCTGGGCGCGATGAAACGCGCCGGAGAACGGGGAGCGGTGGTTATCGGCCTCTGCAACAACTACGGAACGCCGATGACCAGGCTCGGCAAGCTGACGATTGAAGCCGTCGTCGGCCCCGAGGTTGTCATGGGCTCAACGCGGATGAAATCGGGAACGGCGCAAAAAATGATCCTGAACATGCTGACCACAACAGCAATGATCCGTATCGGCAAAGTGTACCGTAATCTGATGGTCGATTTGAACCCCTCTAACGAGAAGCTGGTCTACAGGGCCAAGCGCATTATCGAACTGGCTACAGATGCTTCCAGGGAGCAAATTGAACAAGCCTTCCATGAATCGGAAGGCCACGTGAAGACGGCGATTGTTATGCTGCTGGCCAGAGTTGACGCCGCTGAAGCACGTCGCCGGTTGACAGCTGCTTATGGATTCGTGCACGGCGCCTTGAAGGAAAGCTAG
- a CDS encoding BadF/BadG/BcrA/BcrD ATPase family protein, whose translation MKVYVGLDGGGTKTDAAALDEQGVMLTRCTGGPSNPHSVGFEVALTEVMSVIDVVLEQLQTKIEDCASICLGMSGFYTKKECDLLKSSVQQHLSERGLVLPVFVRSEGEIALMAALSSRSGVLIISGTGSICYGYLPDGSRLRTGGWGHYLGDEGSGYQVGLRTLKAVMRSFDAVHPPTIMTDMIMQEYGFQRITDLKGYIYNPAYSKAQIAAFAKICIQAAAQGDVAATGILASEAEALADTAAALLRRSPVLRQGQAVLSGSMFRYAPLFREILCDRLQESFGGLVFVDGSRGAPPSVGAARLARELANGRQDEPPSTLL comes from the coding sequence ATGAAAGTGTATGTAGGCCTTGATGGAGGCGGCACAAAGACCGATGCAGCCGCTTTGGACGAACAGGGAGTCATGCTGACCCGCTGTACCGGAGGGCCTTCGAATCCGCATAGCGTCGGATTCGAGGTAGCGCTTACAGAAGTCATGTCAGTTATTGACGTAGTATTGGAACAATTACAGACGAAAATTGAAGATTGCGCTTCCATCTGTCTTGGTATGTCAGGTTTTTATACCAAGAAAGAATGTGATCTGCTTAAAAGCTCTGTTCAGCAGCATCTGTCAGAACGTGGGCTTGTCCTTCCAGTGTTTGTGCGCTCCGAAGGAGAGATTGCCCTGATGGCCGCGCTCAGCAGCCGTTCCGGAGTGCTCATCATTTCAGGCACAGGCTCCATATGCTACGGTTATCTCCCGGACGGTTCCCGCCTGCGCACCGGCGGCTGGGGACATTATCTGGGCGATGAAGGCAGCGGTTACCAGGTCGGCCTGCGCACGCTGAAAGCGGTCATGCGCAGCTTCGACGCCGTTCATCCCCCGACCATAATGACCGATATGATTATGCAGGAGTATGGATTTCAGCGGATTACCGACTTGAAGGGTTACATCTATAACCCGGCCTACAGCAAAGCGCAGATCGCCGCATTCGCCAAAATCTGCATTCAGGCCGCAGCGCAAGGAGATGTTGCCGCCACTGGCATTCTTGCAAGCGAAGCCGAAGCGCTCGCGGATACGGCGGCAGCGCTGCTGCGCAGATCGCCCGTACTCCGGCAGGGGCAGGCCGTGCTCAGCGGCTCAATGTTCAGATACGCGCCGCTCTTCCGCGAAATACTGTGCGACAGGCTACAGGAGTCATTCGGTGGACTGGTTTTTGTTGATGGGAGCCGGGGAGCGCCGCCTTCGGTTGGAGCAGCGCGGCTGGCCCGCGAACTGGCGAACGGGCGGCAGGATGAACCCCCATCCACCTTGTTGTAG
- a CDS encoding MurR/RpiR family transcriptional regulator, with amino-acid sequence MNGGLIRLRELHESLSPSEHKIAAYILQNPDEMIHLSIAELAAKSGSSQAAIVRLCKTIGFKGYQELKIKVAGDLQGRDPGIVGYQEIRPNDTIAAIMQNVSNNNIQSIRDTLKILDEEMVERAVEAIDRAKRIYFFGVGASNLIAMDAQQKFLRINKTSFSFADPHVQLTSAITATAEDTAVCISYSGETKEVIRAASIVKENGGTVISIAKYGNSTLSRNADISLCTSATENEIRSGAMASRITQLNLIDILYLAVASRNYEQSVTYLERSRQQIKRL; translated from the coding sequence ATGAATGGCGGCTTAATTCGTCTGCGGGAATTGCATGAATCGCTCAGTCCATCTGAGCACAAGATTGCCGCGTATATTTTGCAGAATCCGGATGAGATGATCCATCTGTCCATTGCCGAGCTGGCTGCAAAAAGCGGCTCAAGCCAGGCAGCCATTGTCCGACTGTGCAAGACGATCGGATTCAAGGGGTATCAGGAGCTTAAAATCAAAGTTGCTGGCGATTTACAGGGAAGAGATCCAGGAATCGTTGGCTATCAGGAAATTCGTCCGAACGATACCATTGCCGCGATTATGCAGAATGTATCGAACAATAACATCCAATCGATCCGCGATACGCTGAAAATTCTGGATGAAGAGATGGTGGAGCGGGCAGTGGAGGCGATTGACCGGGCGAAGCGGATTTACTTTTTTGGAGTGGGGGCTTCAAACCTCATTGCGATGGATGCCCAGCAGAAGTTTTTGCGGATCAACAAAACGAGCTTTTCGTTCGCCGACCCGCATGTGCAGCTGACCAGTGCCATAACGGCAACCGCCGAAGATACGGCTGTGTGCATTTCGTATTCCGGCGAGACGAAAGAAGTAATTCGCGCCGCGTCCATCGTCAAAGAGAACGGCGGCACCGTGATCAGCATCGCCAAATACGGCAATTCCACATTAAGCCGGAACGCAGACATATCGCTGTGTACCTCCGCCACCGAAAATGAAATCCGCAGCGGAGCGATGGCGTCAAGAATTACCCAGCTCAATCTGATTGACATTCTGTATCTCGCCGTAGCCAGCCGGAATTACGAGCAGTCCGTCACTTATCTGGAGAGAAGCAGGCAGCAAATCAAACGGCTGTAG
- a CDS encoding extracellular solute-binding protein translates to MKKSLLLCMVVVLMLMSACGKSGGNKEAASPDDKDTVVVWTYPVHGTYEDDLKEMVANFQKEHPNITVKTEVLSWAEGPKKFDVALNAGSPPDLYFHSVDGTYVNTGLALNLDPYMTDDIKTDYLPGTLELAQIGGKQYGLPLYQFQWAWGGNKRILEEAGIDWAKIQQEGWTWSQFNEAAAKLTKTLSDGSKQYPLVTDGTSLDFIEMLSRNNNMPDVLDESGAFQWGDERIVETLDFIKGLLDKGYMPKETAAIAPAKRSDMFYAGQAAIISKAIPYYDVMIQNRNKDINSGKVKGEKIDFVLLPVPHNDNAPAKTTMGAEGYIAFKQKNDKGEQHAKNTFQVLEYLSNAKAGNSSNELVLPFVRKSQADLFAGKALGSEETIKASAAMAKYIVNPVTLKLDTATAAKMKQFKEQVVTPNLQALYSAEKTPEAIAEEFKSKGTQMLGK, encoded by the coding sequence ATGAAAAAAAGTCTGTTGCTCTGTATGGTTGTTGTGCTGATGCTGATGAGCGCCTGCGGCAAATCGGGCGGAAACAAGGAAGCCGCAAGCCCGGATGACAAGGATACCGTTGTAGTCTGGACCTATCCGGTACACGGCACATATGAAGATGATCTGAAAGAAATGGTGGCCAATTTTCAAAAAGAGCATCCCAACATTACAGTGAAGACGGAAGTGCTGTCCTGGGCCGAGGGGCCGAAGAAATTTGACGTTGCCCTGAACGCCGGCAGCCCGCCGGACCTGTATTTTCACAGCGTGGACGGCACGTATGTTAATACCGGTCTTGCCCTTAATCTTGATCCCTACATGACCGACGACATCAAAACTGATTACCTGCCTGGAACGCTGGAGCTTGCACAGATTGGCGGCAAACAGTACGGGCTTCCGCTGTACCAGTTCCAGTGGGCTTGGGGAGGCAACAAGCGCATTCTGGAGGAAGCGGGTATTGATTGGGCCAAAATCCAGCAAGAAGGCTGGACCTGGTCACAGTTCAACGAGGCGGCGGCCAAGCTGACCAAAACCTTGAGCGACGGCTCAAAGCAATATCCGCTGGTTACGGACGGTACCTCGCTTGATTTTATCGAAATGCTCTCCCGCAACAACAATATGCCTGATGTTCTGGATGAGTCCGGGGCGTTCCAATGGGGTGACGAGCGAATCGTCGAGACGCTGGATTTCATCAAAGGGCTGCTGGATAAAGGATATATGCCTAAGGAAACTGCGGCGATTGCCCCGGCCAAACGATCCGATATGTTCTATGCCGGACAGGCTGCGATTATTTCCAAAGCAATTCCGTATTATGACGTCATGATCCAGAACCGCAACAAGGACATTAATTCCGGCAAGGTAAAAGGTGAAAAAATCGATTTTGTGCTGCTGCCGGTTCCGCATAACGACAATGCTCCGGCCAAGACAACGATGGGGGCGGAAGGCTACATCGCCTTCAAACAGAAAAACGACAAAGGCGAGCAGCATGCCAAAAATACATTCCAAGTGCTTGAATACTTGAGCAATGCAAAAGCTGGAAATTCCTCTAATGAGCTGGTGCTGCCATTTGTGCGCAAATCCCAGGCGGACCTGTTCGCCGGCAAGGCGCTTGGCTCGGAAGAGACGATCAAGGCATCGGCGGCCATGGCCAAATATATCGTAAATCCGGTCACGTTGAAGCTCGATACGGCGACGGCCGCCAAAATGAAGCAGTTCAAGGAGCAGGTGGTGACACCAAACCTTCAGGCGCTCTATTCCGCAGAGAAAACGCCGGAGGCAATCGCCGAGGAGTTCAAGAGCAAAGGAACGCAAATGCTCGGCAAATAG
- a CDS encoding sugar ABC transporter permease gives MTTIAPKRVRSSAGRLWREYGWAYLFILAPVLLFLVFTLYPVVSALIMSFQQYNIMDSTWVGLDNYERLVQDATFWKSMRNTVIFTVCTVPMNIIITFVLAYLIYQMRTKWQTFFKATLYLPAVASGVTISIVWLAIFDPTDVGLLNRFLGWFGFDPVIWLGQSKTALFSLILMNWLGSHGAGIILYLASMGGVPKSLYEAADIDHASGWTKFTRITWPLLKPTTLYLLVTGVITSFQVFISVYMMTQGGPNFATTTIAYLIYQTAFEFYEFGLASAQSFVLAFLIILVSVIQFKYFSSDVEY, from the coding sequence ATGACGACAATCGCGCCAAAGCGGGTGCGCAGTTCCGCCGGGCGGTTATGGCGTGAATACGGATGGGCCTACTTGTTCATTTTGGCGCCCGTCCTGCTGTTTCTCGTGTTTACACTGTATCCGGTCGTCTCCGCCCTGATCATGAGCTTTCAACAGTACAACATTATGGATTCGACTTGGGTCGGACTGGACAATTACGAGCGGCTCGTGCAGGATGCGACCTTCTGGAAATCAATGCGCAATACGGTCATCTTTACGGTGTGCACGGTGCCGATGAACATTATCATCACCTTTGTGCTTGCATATCTGATCTACCAGATGAGGACAAAATGGCAGACTTTTTTCAAAGCAACGCTGTATCTGCCTGCGGTAGCTTCCGGTGTGACGATCTCCATCGTTTGGCTGGCCATTTTTGACCCGACCGATGTGGGTCTGCTCAACCGGTTCCTCGGCTGGTTCGGCTTCGATCCTGTCATTTGGCTGGGCCAGTCCAAAACCGCGCTGTTCTCCCTGATTCTGATGAACTGGCTGGGCTCGCACGGCGCAGGAATCATCCTGTATCTGGCCTCTATGGGCGGGGTGCCCAAATCGCTGTATGAGGCTGCCGACATTGACCATGCCAGCGGCTGGACCAAGTTCACACGCATTACCTGGCCTCTGCTGAAGCCGACGACGCTGTATTTGCTCGTTACGGGAGTAATTACTTCCTTCCAGGTATTTATTTCGGTGTATATGATGACCCAGGGCGGCCCCAACTTTGCGACCACGACAATTGCCTATTTAATCTACCAGACGGCGTTCGAATTTTATGAATTCGGCCTGGCTTCGGCCCAATCGTTCGTACTGGCATTCCTGATTATCCTGGTCTCTGTCATCCAGTTTAAATACTTCTCGAGCGATGTCGAGTATTAG
- a CDS encoding carbohydrate ABC transporter permease, with protein MKTRSKTVFLAVATLILVVWAIVTIIPLYWMLIGSVQDSMATASFRPRMIPEALSFAPYDRFFAKTAAWRWLFNSLLISTVLTVTNVFFASLAGYTFSKLKFPGSNAIFWVLLSTMMIPAQVTLIPLYILIVNVFNLGDSYTAIILPTAVTVGNIFLMKQYMSSLPTSLIHAARIDACSEFGIFWKVILPMAKPGLAVLAIFTFVASWNEFFWPFLITNSTEMRTIQVGLASFVFAESTDFGAIMAGATVGALPMLILFFSLQRYFLQGITIGAVKG; from the coding sequence ATGAAAACCAGATCAAAAACCGTTTTTCTGGCCGTGGCGACCCTCATCCTTGTGGTGTGGGCGATCGTAACGATCATTCCGCTGTACTGGATGCTGATCGGCTCCGTGCAGGACTCGATGGCGACGGCCAGCTTCCGGCCCCGGATGATTCCCGAGGCGCTGTCGTTTGCGCCGTATGACCGTTTTTTTGCCAAAACGGCGGCCTGGCGCTGGCTGTTCAACTCCCTGCTGATTTCTACCGTGTTGACCGTAACCAACGTGTTTTTCGCTTCGCTGGCCGGGTATACCTTCTCCAAGTTGAAGTTCCCTGGCAGCAATGCGATATTCTGGGTGCTGCTTAGCACGATGATGATTCCGGCGCAGGTGACGCTGATCCCGCTATATATCTTGATCGTCAATGTGTTTAATCTTGGCGACAGCTACACCGCGATTATTCTGCCTACCGCAGTAACGGTCGGTAATATTTTTCTGATGAAGCAATACATGTCTTCGCTTCCGACCTCGCTGATTCATGCGGCCCGGATTGACGCCTGTAGCGAGTTCGGCATCTTCTGGAAGGTGATTCTGCCCATGGCCAAGCCGGGGCTGGCCGTGCTGGCGATCTTCACCTTTGTGGCCTCCTGGAACGAGTTTTTCTGGCCGTTCCTGATAACGAATTCGACGGAGATGCGGACGATCCAGGTGGGTCTGGCTTCCTTCGTTTTTGCCGAATCGACAGACTTTGGAGCGATTATGGCCGGGGCGACGGTTGGCGCGCTGCCGATGCTTATCTTGTTTTTCTCGCTGCAGCGGTATTTCCTGCAGGGAATTACCATCGGAGCGGTCAAAGGCTGA
- the ugpC gene encoding sn-glycerol-3-phosphate ABC transporter ATP-binding protein UgpC: MARVEFRNVRKQFNDQNKQAFTAVAGSDFVIQDKEFVVFVGPSGCGKTTSLRMIAGLEQQTSGDIIIGDRIVNNLHPKDRDIAMVFQDYALYPHMTIRENLSFGLRNLKKPKDYIEQKVREAATILGLEDMLERKPRELSGGQRQRVAVGRAIVRDPQVFLFDEPLSNLDAKLRIQMRVELGELHKRLGATIVYVTHDQVEAMTLGERIVVMNKGVIQQIASPTELYANPKNMFVAGFIGSPAMNFINARVERGRLLISGGEFELPQDAATGLQGYESGEVILGIRPEHIYGEDFAPGVSAEHRLNAHIKVVEHLGSENLVYFHVGERLVTAKVHPETKAYNGLDKPFILDLAKARYFDPVTEDRILW; encoded by the coding sequence ATGGCACGTGTTGAATTTCGCAATGTGCGCAAACAATTTAACGATCAGAACAAGCAGGCTTTTACAGCGGTGGCGGGCTCCGATTTTGTTATTCAAGATAAAGAATTTGTTGTGTTTGTTGGTCCGTCGGGCTGCGGCAAAACGACCTCGTTGCGGATGATAGCGGGCCTTGAGCAGCAGACGAGCGGTGATATCATCATCGGTGACCGCATCGTCAACAATCTCCACCCCAAGGACCGCGACATTGCCATGGTGTTCCAGGATTATGCGCTGTACCCGCACATGACGATCCGCGAGAACCTGTCCTTTGGCCTGCGTAATCTGAAGAAACCGAAGGATTATATCGAGCAAAAGGTCCGGGAAGCGGCAACGATCCTTGGGTTGGAGGATATGCTGGAGCGCAAACCGCGCGAGCTGTCCGGCGGGCAGCGTCAGCGGGTCGCCGTAGGCCGTGCGATTGTGCGCGATCCGCAGGTGTTCCTGTTCGATGAACCTCTCTCCAACCTGGATGCCAAGCTGCGTATTCAGATGCGGGTCGAGCTGGGCGAGCTTCATAAGCGGCTTGGCGCAACCATCGTTTATGTCACCCATGATCAGGTGGAGGCAATGACCCTGGGCGAGCGGATCGTCGTCATGAACAAAGGCGTCATTCAGCAGATTGCCTCACCGACAGAGCTGTATGCCAACCCGAAAAATATGTTCGTGGCCGGTTTTATCGGCTCCCCGGCGATGAACTTCATCAATGCCCGCGTGGAGCGGGGCCGCTTGCTCATATCCGGCGGAGAATTCGAGCTGCCGCAGGATGCCGCCACGGGACTTCAAGGATATGAAAGTGGCGAGGTCATTCTCGGCATCCGCCCGGAGCATATTTACGGCGAGGACTTTGCGCCGGGCGTTTCCGCTGAGCATCGGCTGAATGCACATATCAAGGTTGTGGAGCATCTTGGCTCCGAGAACCTGGTCTATTTTCACGTAGGTGAGAGATTGGTTACAGCCAAGGTGCATCCGGAGACCAAGGCGTACAACGGGCTGGATAAGCCGTTTATTCTCGACCTGGCCAAAGCGCGTTACTTCGATCCGGTGACGGAGGACAGAATCCTCTGGTAG
- a CDS encoding DUF1343 domain-containing protein, with amino-acid sequence MSARVCSGVDRLAAGLSHPLLEGRRIGLVTNPTGITADFRSTAEVCRGLASSRLMALFACEHGIHGQYQAGVKFEDERDAVLGLPVYSLYGRHKKPTPDMLVGLDTLVFDVQDLGMRFYTYVSTMLYIMEACAENGKSLLILDRPNPLGGTVCEGGLLQEGYESMVGAWSMPIRTGRTPGELARMVNDLKGLGCDLDVIPLEGWSRSMQYTDTGLPWMLPSPNMPTLETVRAYGGTCFFEGTNLSEGRGTTRPFEWIGAPWLDGARLSESMNKHRLPGVHVHPVYATPAFSKYRGELCGGVRLFITDPQRYESVNTGLLLLHEVNALYPQAFRWLAPPQEGSRYFIDLLTGGEEVRRSIASAAGLRDIQASWRQDSAAWKELARPYLLYT; translated from the coding sequence ATGAGTGCCCGCGTGTGCAGTGGGGTGGACCGACTGGCCGCGGGGCTGTCACACCCGCTGCTGGAGGGGCGGCGGATCGGGCTGGTGACCAATCCGACTGGGATTACGGCGGATTTCCGTTCCACCGCCGAGGTCTGCCGCGGACTGGCATCGTCCCGGCTGATGGCTCTTTTTGCCTGCGAGCATGGCATACACGGGCAGTATCAGGCAGGCGTGAAGTTCGAAGATGAACGGGATGCTGTACTGGGGCTTCCGGTATACAGCCTGTATGGCAGACATAAAAAGCCTACCCCCGACATGCTGGTCGGCCTGGATACGCTGGTTTTTGATGTGCAGGACCTCGGGATGCGCTTCTATACGTATGTTTCCACCATGCTGTATATAATGGAAGCCTGCGCCGAGAATGGTAAAAGTCTGCTTATCCTTGACCGTCCCAATCCGCTGGGCGGGACCGTCTGCGAAGGCGGACTGCTGCAGGAAGGTTATGAATCCATGGTTGGCGCATGGTCAATGCCGATCCGCACCGGAAGGACTCCTGGAGAACTGGCGCGAATGGTCAACGATTTGAAAGGGCTGGGCTGCGATCTCGACGTGATTCCACTTGAGGGCTGGAGCCGCAGCATGCAATATACGGACACGGGGCTGCCCTGGATGCTGCCCTCGCCGAATATGCCGACCCTTGAGACAGTCAGAGCTTATGGCGGAACCTGTTTTTTTGAAGGGACCAATCTATCCGAGGGACGTGGCACCACCCGCCCTTTCGAGTGGATCGGCGCGCCTTGGCTGGATGGCGCTCGTCTGTCCGAATCCATGAATAAGCACCGACTGCCGGGGGTGCATGTGCACCCTGTATACGCTACCCCGGCCTTTTCCAAATATCGGGGGGAATTGTGCGGCGGCGTGCGGTTATTCATTACCGATCCGCAGCGTTACGAATCCGTAAATACAGGGCTGTTGCTGCTGCACGAGGTCAACGCCCTGTACCCGCAGGCATTCCGCTGGCTGGCCCCGCCGCAGGAAGGCTCCAGATATTTCATCGACCTGCTTACTGGAGGCGAAGAGGTGCGCCGCTCCATCGCGTCGGCAGCGGGTCTGCGCGATATTCAAGCATCCTGGCGGCAGGACAGCGCAGCTTGGAAGGAGCTGGCTCGCCCGTATCTGCTCTATACCTGA
- the nagZ gene encoding beta-N-acetylhexosaminidase — protein MDLRNTAGPGDDLDAILAGMSLADKIGQMLMCGFEGTALTDKVRELVATGKIGGIIYFARNVESPEQVARLTASLQRAALEGGTPPLFISIDQEGGMVARVTKDVALMPGGMAIAAAGSEADAYEAAFVSGNELAAMGINLNYAPVMDVNNNADNPVIGVRSFGELPQRVADFGVATLRGFQDAGVAATAKHFPGHGDTAVDSHLDLPTVPHDRTRMEQVELVPFRQAIAEGVDAMMSAHIYFPALEPEKLPVTLSKTVLTGLLREELGFEGIIMTDCMEMNAIAEHYGTVEASVMAIEAGADMILISHRADRQLAAIAAIGRAVAEGRLSEARLDVSVRRLLALKAKRGLLGGGGAVGQALSGLARCGTAAHLEVARRISEASVTLVRNDTPVLPLRRLRTLVITAAPMVATQVDESFAPAPGLGTALSKHGLECEDRVIPSDQFAQYSAELLAVAAAEEIGQIVLGTYNARFNPAQAKLAEALQTLGKPMAVVALRNPYDLLVMPGVQVYAAVYESRPLALESAAKALLGEIPFRGRLPVSLGSAYPAGWGMSL, from the coding sequence ATGGATTTGCGCAACACTGCGGGGCCGGGGGATGATCTCGATGCGATCCTCGCTGGCATGAGCCTTGCGGACAAGATCGGCCAAATGTTAATGTGCGGCTTTGAAGGAACTGCCCTGACGGATAAAGTTCGGGAGCTTGTCGCAACCGGCAAAATCGGGGGAATTATCTATTTCGCCCGCAATGTGGAGTCGCCGGAGCAGGTGGCACGGCTGACAGCGTCGTTGCAGCGTGCGGCTCTGGAGGGCGGGACGCCACCGCTTTTTATATCCATTGATCAGGAAGGCGGCATGGTGGCGCGGGTTACCAAGGACGTTGCCCTGATGCCTGGCGGAATGGCAATTGCCGCGGCGGGGTCGGAAGCCGATGCTTATGAGGCGGCTTTTGTCAGCGGGAACGAGCTGGCGGCAATGGGCATCAATCTGAACTATGCTCCGGTGATGGATGTCAACAATAATGCGGACAATCCGGTAATCGGAGTCCGCTCCTTCGGGGAGTTGCCGCAGCGCGTGGCCGATTTCGGAGTGGCAACGTTGCGCGGGTTCCAGGATGCCGGTGTTGCCGCTACGGCGAAGCATTTTCCCGGCCATGGCGATACCGCCGTCGATTCCCATCTGGATCTGCCGACGGTGCCGCATGATCGGACTCGGATGGAGCAGGTGGAATTGGTGCCGTTCAGACAGGCAATTGCTGAAGGGGTGGATGCCATGATGTCGGCGCATATTTATTTTCCGGCGCTGGAACCGGAGAAGCTGCCCGTTACTCTGTCGAAGACGGTATTGACCGGACTGCTGCGCGAGGAGCTTGGTTTTGAAGGCATCATTATGACCGATTGCATGGAAATGAATGCGATCGCTGAACATTACGGAACAGTGGAAGCATCCGTAATGGCGATTGAAGCGGGCGCGGACATGATCCTGATCAGCCACCGCGCCGATCGCCAGCTTGCCGCCATTGCGGCGATCGGCCGGGCGGTAGCGGAGGGACGGCTGAGCGAGGCGCGCCTCGATGTGTCAGTGCGCCGACTGCTGGCCCTGAAGGCGAAGCGCGGTCTGCTTGGGGGCGGCGGTGCAGTAGGCCAGGCGTTATCCGGCCTGGCACGCTGCGGAACCGCAGCACACCTGGAGGTGGCGAGGCGGATCAGCGAAGCCAGCGTGACGCTGGTTCGCAACGATACGCCGGTGCTGCCACTGCGGCGGTTGCGCACGTTGGTGATTACGGCTGCTCCGATGGTCGCCACGCAGGTCGATGAATCCTTCGCGCCTGCTCCTGGCCTTGGTACGGCGCTGAGCAAGCATGGCCTGGAATGCGAAGACCGCGTCATTCCGTCCGATCAATTCGCACAGTACAGCGCAGAGCTGCTGGCGGTAGCCGCTGCGGAGGAAATCGGTCAGATTGTGCTTGGCACCTACAACGCCAGGTTTAATCCCGCGCAGGCCAAGCTGGCCGAAGCATTGCAGACGCTTGGCAAGCCAATGGCCGTCGTCGCGCTGCGCAATCCGTATGACCTGCTCGTCATGCCGGGCGTGCAGGTCTATGCCGCCGTTTACGAGAGTCGTCCGCTCGCGCTGGAGAGTGCGGCCAAAGCGCTACTCGGGGAAATTCCTTTCCGCGGGCGGCTACCAGTCTCACTGGGCTCCGCCTATCCGGCGGGGTGGGGAATGAGCCTATGA